From the genome of Paucidesulfovibrio longus DSM 6739, one region includes:
- a CDS encoding metal ABC transporter ATP-binding protein: MLSSGPAVVLRGVAAAYGRHVAMRDVNLTLERGEFLGVIGPNGAGKTTLLTVLNGLGRIVAGEAEVLGLPVTARTARSLRRRIGYVAQLQDFDPLLPMTVRESVLTGCYGRVGLLRRVPDAARRRAGELLELVGLDSLAHRPLGHLSGGERQRAAIARALLQEPEMLLLDEPTASLDWQAQRGILGLIRTVHERFGLTSLIVTHDLNTLPDVCTRIACMKSGRLERVDLPERIADPELLGALYGTRIRVLREAGRTHLLY, encoded by the coding sequence ATGCTGTCTTCCGGACCCGCCGTGGTCCTGCGCGGGGTGGCCGCGGCCTATGGCCGCCACGTAGCCATGCGCGACGTGAACCTGACCTTGGAGCGCGGCGAATTTCTCGGAGTCATCGGCCCCAACGGCGCCGGCAAGACCACCCTGCTCACGGTGCTCAACGGCCTGGGCCGCATCGTGGCGGGCGAGGCCGAGGTACTGGGCCTGCCCGTGACCGCGCGCACCGCCCGAAGCCTGCGGCGGCGCATCGGCTACGTGGCCCAGCTCCAGGATTTCGACCCCCTGCTGCCCATGACCGTGCGCGAGAGCGTGCTGACGGGCTGCTACGGCCGGGTGGGCCTGCTGCGGCGGGTGCCGGACGCGGCGCGGCGGCGCGCCGGGGAATTGCTGGAACTGGTCGGCCTGGACAGCCTGGCGCACCGCCCCCTGGGACATCTTTCCGGCGGGGAGCGCCAGCGCGCGGCCATTGCCCGCGCCCTGCTCCAGGAGCCGGAAATGCTGCTGCTGGACGAACCCACGGCCTCACTTGACTGGCAGGCCCAGCGCGGCATCCTCGGACTGATCCGCACCGTGCACGAACGGTTCGGACTGACCAGCCTGATCGTGACCCACGATTTGAACACCCTGCCCGACGTCTGCACGCGCATCGCCTGCATGAAGTCCGGACGGCTGGAGCGGGTGGACCTGCCCGAAAGGATCGCGGACCCGGAGCTGCTCGGCGCGCTCTACGGCACGCGAATCCGCGTCCTGCGCGAAGCCGGGCGCACGCACCTGCTCTACTGA
- a CDS encoding metal ABC transporter permease codes for MDWGFLDYGFMQKAYLAGLLGGASCAATGVLVVTMRITAIGICMAHAAFAGALLGILLGVDWLLPAFAFSLISAGLIGPLSDRADFAPETVVGIVFSAMLGLAFLFLGLMSGARTSALNLFWGSILTVERTDLTLMALVCVLLLLGLTLFFKEVRAVLCHRGVALAVGIPATAIYYAMLICTGLTVTASLRSIGGLLIYSLVINPAAAAYQLSYDLKRIFLLAVVFGVTSCWVGLTCSWWLDVPSGAVIVLISTLLFVLATLLSPKKRSLSRRERLEIGYSSGIEARKNDAATARASLSAKE; via the coding sequence ATGGACTGGGGATTTCTGGACTACGGCTTCATGCAGAAGGCCTATCTGGCCGGACTGCTCGGCGGCGCGTCCTGCGCGGCCACGGGCGTGCTCGTGGTGACCATGCGCATCACGGCCATCGGCATCTGCATGGCCCACGCAGCCTTTGCCGGGGCGCTGCTGGGCATCCTGCTCGGAGTGGACTGGCTGCTTCCAGCCTTCGCCTTCAGCCTGATTTCGGCCGGGCTGATCGGCCCGCTCTCGGACAGGGCGGACTTCGCCCCGGAAACCGTGGTGGGCATCGTCTTCTCCGCCATGCTCGGACTGGCCTTCCTGTTCCTGGGGCTCATGTCCGGGGCGCGCACCAGCGCGCTGAACCTCTTCTGGGGAAGCATCCTCACGGTGGAGCGCACGGACCTCACGCTCATGGCCCTGGTCTGCGTCCTGCTCCTGCTCGGCCTGACCCTGTTCTTCAAGGAAGTCCGCGCCGTTCTCTGCCATCGCGGCGTGGCCCTGGCCGTGGGCATTCCAGCCACGGCCATCTACTACGCCATGCTCATCTGCACCGGGCTCACGGTCACGGCCTCCCTGCGCAGCATCGGCGGCCTGCTGATCTACAGCCTGGTCATCAACCCGGCTGCGGCCGCATACCAGCTTTCCTACGACCTCAAGCGCATTTTTCTGCTGGCCGTGGTCTTCGGCGTGACCTCCTGCTGGGTGGGGCTGACCTGCTCCTGGTGGCTGGACGTGCCCTCGGGCGCGGTGATCGTGCTCATCTCCACGCTGCTCTTCGTCCTGGCCACGCTGCTTTCCCCGAAGAAGCGCTCCCTGTCCCGGCGGGAGCGTCTGGAAATCGGGTATTCCTCCGGAATCGAAGCCCGCAAGAACGACGCGGCCACGGCGCGCGCATCGCTGTCCGCAAAGGAGTGA
- a CDS encoding class I SAM-dependent methyltransferase, with product MYDGKAAFFDAQAEAPWADGEYGPEERAKLKRLFGLLPDLRGAAVLEPGCGTGRLTRELSEAVGGEGAVLALDISPRMVAVARKRLGDSGNVELRVAELETCELSGRVFDAVLCHQVFPHFNDQSLALTRIAGLLRSTGLLVISHFIGRERINDVHRKAGTAVEADLLPEEPEMRALLEAAGFEILHYEDEDERYLLSARLRG from the coding sequence ATGTATGATGGAAAGGCGGCCTTTTTCGATGCCCAGGCGGAAGCGCCCTGGGCCGACGGCGAATATGGACCCGAAGAGCGGGCCAAGCTGAAGCGTCTATTCGGGCTGCTGCCGGACCTGCGCGGCGCTGCCGTGCTGGAGCCGGGCTGCGGCACCGGCCGGCTGACCCGGGAACTTTCCGAGGCCGTGGGCGGCGAAGGCGCGGTGTTGGCCCTGGACATCAGCCCGCGCATGGTCGCCGTGGCCCGCAAGCGGCTGGGCGACAGCGGCAACGTTGAGCTGCGCGTGGCCGAGCTGGAGACCTGCGAGCTGTCCGGGCGGGTCTTCGACGCGGTCCTCTGCCACCAGGTCTTCCCCCACTTCAACGACCAGTCCCTGGCCCTGACGCGCATTGCCGGATTGCTGCGCTCTACGGGCCTGCTCGTGATCTCCCACTTCATCGGCCGGGAGCGCATCAACGACGTGCACCGCAAGGCCGGAACCGCCGTGGAGGCGGACCTGCTTCCCGAAGAGCCGGAGATGCGCGCCCTGCTGGAGGCGGCGGGCTTCGAGATCCTGCATTACGAAGACGAGGACGAGCGCTACCTGCTCTCCGCCCGGCTGCGGGGCTGA
- the rlmN gene encoding 23S rRNA (adenine(2503)-C(2))-methyltransferase RlmN — protein MTKINLLDLTYDRLEAFVVETLGEPRFRTQQIWRWIWQQDARGFEEMTNLSKDLRMRLPLISYVRWPEVVDLQRSQDGTVKFLLSLEDGRLIETVLIPSVQGRYTQCLSTQVGCAMACTFCNTGLMGFERNMTHGEILGQILVGRRYLADNGLADLRNLVFMGMGEPLNNLDNLMDALRSMNNNLGLKISWRRATVSTVGLPKQLDILGKSELALPAISLHAPTQELREQIMPKAARVPLDELLACLDRFPLRPRERITFEYLLLGGVNDSLEHAKQLARLLGQRRCKVNLIAYNATENDPYRSPDPDQVIRFEKLLWDKGMTATIRRSMGADIKAACGQLKAGKGK, from the coding sequence ATGACCAAGATCAACCTGCTCGACCTTACCTATGACCGCCTTGAGGCGTTCGTCGTGGAAACCCTCGGCGAACCGCGTTTCCGCACCCAGCAGATCTGGCGCTGGATCTGGCAGCAGGACGCCCGCGGCTTCGAGGAAATGACGAACCTTTCCAAAGACCTGCGTATGCGCCTGCCCCTGATTTCCTACGTGCGCTGGCCCGAGGTGGTGGACCTGCAACGCTCCCAGGACGGCACGGTCAAGTTCCTGCTCTCCCTGGAGGACGGCAGGCTCATCGAGACCGTGCTCATTCCCAGCGTGCAGGGCCGCTACACCCAATGCCTTTCCACGCAGGTGGGCTGCGCCATGGCCTGCACCTTCTGCAACACCGGGCTGATGGGCTTCGAGCGGAACATGACCCACGGCGAAATCCTGGGCCAGATCCTCGTGGGCCGCCGCTATCTCGCGGACAACGGCCTGGCCGACCTGCGCAACCTCGTGTTCATGGGCATGGGCGAGCCTCTGAACAACCTGGACAACCTCATGGACGCGCTGCGCTCCATGAACAACAACCTGGGCCTGAAGATTTCCTGGCGGCGCGCCACGGTTTCCACCGTGGGCCTGCCGAAGCAGCTCGACATTCTCGGCAAGTCCGAGCTGGCCCTGCCCGCCATCTCGCTGCACGCGCCCACCCAGGAGCTGCGCGAACAGATCATGCCCAAGGCGGCCAGGGTGCCGCTGGACGAACTGCTGGCCTGCCTCGACCGCTTTCCCCTGCGCCCGCGCGAGCGCATCACCTTCGAATACCTGCTGCTCGGCGGGGTCAACGACTCCCTGGAGCACGCCAAGCAACTGGCCAGGCTGCTCGGCCAGCGCCGCTGCAAGGTCAACCTCATCGCCTACAACGCCACGGAGAACGACCCCTACCGCTCCCCGGACCCGGATCAGGTCATCCGCTTCGAAAAGCTGCTCTGGGACAAGGGCATGACCGCCACGATCCGCCGCTCCATGGGCGCGGACATCAAGGCCGCCTGCGGCCAGCTCAAGGCGGGGAAGGGGAAGTAG